From Candidatus Poribacteria bacterium, the proteins below share one genomic window:
- a CDS encoding dihydrodipicolinate synthase family protein translates to MPHGIHGIVPPIVTPFDASGEIDEDALRRDIAYMVESGVHGIAVGGSTGEGHTLESDELRRVVGLAVQEAGSVPVIAGIIADSTRAAVERGLAVADLGAVALQVTPVHYLFRPNDDAMLDFFATIAERTGVPVMIYNVVPWAYLSPTLLARIIDEAPGVVGVKQSAGDMKLLADLLLLVGNRAAVMSAVDALLYPSFALGAHGAIAAILSAVPKLCVRLWDAVAQNRSDEARALHGSLLRIWDAIHADNLPANVKCAMEMQGRQGGFPRAPMPATSPERAEAIRQALVAAGVL, encoded by the coding sequence ATGCCGCACGGCATCCACGGCATCGTGCCGCCCATCGTTACGCCCTTCGACGCGTCCGGCGAGATCGACGAAGACGCACTGCGCCGCGACATTGCATACATGGTCGAGTCGGGCGTCCACGGCATCGCCGTCGGCGGGAGCACGGGCGAAGGGCACACGCTGGAATCCGACGAGCTGCGCCGCGTCGTCGGACTCGCCGTGCAGGAAGCGGGTTCCGTTCCCGTCATCGCCGGGATCATCGCCGACAGCACCCGCGCCGCCGTCGAACGCGGACTCGCCGTTGCCGACCTCGGCGCGGTCGCGCTCCAAGTGACGCCGGTTCACTACCTGTTTCGTCCCAACGACGACGCGATGCTCGACTTCTTCGCCACCATCGCCGAGCGCACGGGCGTTCCCGTGATGATCTACAACGTCGTGCCGTGGGCGTACCTGTCGCCGACGCTGCTGGCGAGGATCATCGACGAAGCGCCGGGGGTCGTGGGCGTCAAGCAGAGCGCGGGCGACATGAAGCTGCTCGCCGACCTGCTGCTGCTTGTCGGGAACCGGGCAGCCGTCATGTCGGCGGTCGATGCGCTACTCTATCCGTCCTTCGCGCTGGGAGCCCATGGAGCCATCGCGGCGATCCTGAGCGCCGTTCCGAAGCTGTGCGTCCGGCTCTGGGACGCCGTCGCGCAGAACCGCTCCGACGAGGCTCGGGCTCTTCACGGATCGCTGCTGCGCATCTGGGACGCGATCCACGCCGACAACCTGCCCGCGAATGTGAAATGCGCAATGGAGATGCAGGGCAGGCAGGGCGGCTTCCCGCGAGCGCCGATGCCTGCTACGTCGCCCGAACGCGCCGAGGCGATCCGACAGGCGCTCGTTGCCGCTGGAGTGCTGTGA
- the xseA gene encoding exodeoxyribonuclease VII large subunit, with the protein MADPIYTVQQVTQALRQLLEETFPPLWVEGEVSNFRESPAGHWYFTLKDAHAQLPCVMWKNMVIRQGFRPATGVQVRVFGTLTIYPQGGNYQIQATRVLPVGQGAFLLAYEQLRDRLAEEGLFDPERKRALPRFPRHVGIITSARGAAVRDILNVLARRFSSVRVTVYPVLVQGDEAAGQIARAIDMMNRVSDADVLIVGRGGGSIEDLWAFNDEGLVRAIVASRIPVVSAVGHEVDYTLSDFAADVRAPTPSAAAELVVPDRIALLREIASLRDRMGEATQNRLRLARQNVNRLSDALSPRRRREDIRLRAQHIDELARRLEERIRTRLDRERSRLSGATGALNALSPLATLERGYSICYGTDGAILRSADDTAVGDTVGVRLHRGRLECVVSSRETP; encoded by the coding sequence ATGGCAGACCCGATCTACACGGTTCAACAGGTCACGCAGGCGCTCCGCCAACTGCTGGAGGAGACCTTCCCGCCTCTCTGGGTCGAGGGCGAAGTCTCCAACTTCCGGGAATCGCCCGCCGGGCACTGGTACTTCACGCTCAAAGACGCTCACGCGCAGCTCCCCTGCGTCATGTGGAAGAACATGGTCATCCGCCAGGGGTTCCGCCCGGCGACCGGCGTGCAGGTGCGCGTCTTCGGCACGCTGACGATCTACCCCCAGGGCGGCAACTACCAGATTCAGGCGACCCGCGTTCTGCCCGTCGGACAGGGGGCGTTCCTCCTCGCCTACGAGCAGCTTCGCGACCGGCTCGCCGAGGAAGGACTCTTCGACCCCGAACGTAAGCGCGCCCTTCCACGGTTCCCCCGGCATGTCGGGATCATCACGTCGGCGCGAGGCGCTGCCGTCCGCGACATCCTGAACGTCCTCGCGCGGCGGTTCTCCTCGGTTCGCGTGACCGTCTATCCCGTTCTCGTGCAGGGCGACGAGGCGGCGGGACAAATCGCACGCGCCATCGACATGATGAACCGAGTCAGCGACGCCGACGTCCTCATCGTCGGGCGTGGCGGTGGTTCCATCGAAGACCTGTGGGCGTTCAACGACGAAGGGCTCGTGCGCGCCATCGTCGCTTCGAGGATTCCCGTCGTCTCGGCGGTCGGGCACGAGGTGGACTACACGCTGTCCGACTTCGCGGCGGACGTGCGCGCCCCGACGCCCTCAGCCGCCGCCGAGCTCGTCGTCCCCGACCGAATCGCCCTGCTGCGCGAGATCGCCAGCCTGCGCGACCGGATGGGCGAGGCGACGCAGAACCGCCTGCGCCTGGCGCGTCAGAATGTGAACCGGCTTTCGGACGCGCTCTCGCCCCGACGCCGACGCGAGGACATCCGGCTCCGCGCTCAGCACATCGATGAACTCGCGCGGCGGCTGGAAGAGCGCATTCGGACGCGGCTGGATCGGGAACGGAGCCGGCTCTCCGGCGCGACCGGCGCGCTGAACGCGCTGAGCCCTCTGGCGACGCTGGAACGCGGATACAGCATCTGCTACGGAACCGACGGGGCGATCCTGCGCTCCGCCGACGACACGGCCGTCGGCGACACCGTCGGCGTGAGGCTCCATCGCGGACGCCTCGAATGCGTCGTATCCAGCCGCGAGACGCCCTGA
- the xseB gene encoding exodeoxyribonuclease VII small subunit — protein sequence MPNDESHPPFEEALDELEAIVQRLERGETSLDEALKSFERGIQLVRQCAKTLDAMDLRVEQLLVSDDGVIRVEPFDAPDETTKE from the coding sequence ATGCCGAACGACGAATCCCATCCGCCGTTCGAGGAAGCCCTCGACGAGCTCGAGGCGATCGTGCAGCGGCTGGAACGCGGCGAGACGAGCCTCGACGAAGCCCTCAAGAGCTTCGAGCGCGGCATCCAGCTCGTGCGCCAATGCGCCAAGACGCTCGACGCGATGGACCTGCGGGTCGAGCAACTGCTCGTCAGCGACGACGGCGTCATCCGCGTCGAACCGTTCGACGCCCCGGACGAAACCACGAAGGAATAG
- a CDS encoding polyprenyl synthetase family protein: protein MITTEDFMGALAERKKVVYDYLYSTRFSSRFSPDHIRDAVYSYMHSGGKSLRPAVLLFACGAVGGDDAKAIPAAAAIEIFHTWTLVHDDVIDRDDKRRGGPTVHTEFSARARDELGYDAAESEHYGLSLAILAGDMQQGWAISILAGLAEESGVDPAVALYLIHDAEMRVLSLLIDGEIRDVQFAKRAIPSMTEDEIIDMLSKKTGVLYEFAGKAGSMIGLNTCDDQHPYVHAVSSFAADCGTAFQLQDDILGIIGDEASLGKPVGSDIREGKRTTIVLHAYRNANEAQRARLLAVLGNPSATAADVAEVTALLRDLNGVQYTANLARRHIERARQHLSEIPPSKYRDYLAFWADYMVGRSF from the coding sequence GTGATTACGACCGAGGACTTCATGGGCGCGCTCGCGGAGCGCAAGAAGGTCGTCTACGACTACCTCTATTCGACGCGGTTCTCGAGCCGGTTCTCCCCGGATCACATCCGCGACGCCGTCTACAGCTACATGCACTCCGGCGGGAAGTCGCTTCGTCCGGCGGTTCTGCTGTTCGCCTGCGGGGCTGTCGGCGGAGACGATGCCAAGGCGATCCCCGCCGCCGCCGCCATCGAAATCTTCCACACGTGGACGCTCGTCCACGACGACGTGATCGACCGCGACGACAAGCGGCGCGGCGGGCCCACCGTCCACACGGAGTTCAGCGCCCGCGCGCGCGACGAACTCGGCTACGACGCCGCCGAATCGGAGCACTACGGGCTGTCGCTGGCGATCCTTGCCGGGGACATGCAGCAGGGATGGGCGATCTCGATCCTGGCGGGGCTCGCCGAGGAGTCCGGCGTCGATCCCGCCGTCGCGCTCTACCTGATCCACGACGCCGAGATGCGCGTCCTCAGCCTGCTAATCGACGGCGAGATACGCGACGTGCAGTTCGCCAAGCGCGCCATTCCCTCGATGACCGAAGACGAGATCATCGACATGCTTTCCAAGAAGACGGGCGTCCTCTACGAGTTCGCCGGCAAAGCGGGCTCCATGATCGGGCTGAACACCTGCGACGACCAGCATCCGTACGTCCACGCGGTCAGCTCGTTCGCCGCCGACTGCGGGACGGCGTTCCAGCTCCAGGACGACATCCTCGGCATCATCGGTGACGAGGCGTCGCTGGGTAAGCCGGTCGGTTCCGACATCCGAGAGGGCAAGCGAACCACCATCGTGCTCCACGCCTATCGGAACGCGAACGAGGCGCAGCGGGCGAGGCTGCTCGCGGTTCTTGGAAACCCGTCTGCGACCGCCGCCGACGTCGCCGAGGTGACCGCCCTCCTGCGCGACCTGAACGGCGTCCAGTACACGGCAAACTTGGCGCGGCGGCACATCGAACGGGCGCGGCAGCATCTGTCCGAGATTCCGCCGTCGAAGTACCGCGACTACCTCGCGTTCTGGGCGGACTACATGGTCGGGCGGTCGTTCTAG
- the maf gene encoding septum formation protein Maf → MAYAPIVLASESPRRAELLRQIGVPFDAAPSGASESYPDDLTPAQGAEYVARAKALAVAESLPAAAGYAAVLGADTMVIIDGRSLGKPRSAVEAIEMLHRLSGRTHEVVTGVALVWLDMNPDDETRVESWYETTSVTFRPLRQQEILAYVQSGGPLDKAGAYGIQEGAAAFVSRIEGCYFNVVGLPLASLAERLQLVD, encoded by the coding sequence ATGGCTTACGCTCCGATTGTCCTCGCATCCGAATCGCCGCGCCGAGCTGAGCTGCTCCGGCAGATCGGCGTGCCGTTCGACGCCGCTCCGAGCGGAGCCAGCGAATCCTACCCGGACGACCTGACTCCGGCGCAGGGAGCCGAGTACGTCGCCCGGGCGAAGGCGCTGGCGGTCGCCGAGTCCTTGCCGGCTGCGGCGGGCTACGCCGCCGTGCTCGGCGCGGACACCATGGTCATCATCGACGGTCGGTCGCTGGGCAAGCCCCGGTCCGCCGTCGAGGCGATCGAGATGCTGCACCGGCTCAGCGGCAGGACTCACGAGGTCGTGACGGGCGTCGCACTCGTCTGGCTCGACATGAACCCCGACGACGAAACGCGCGTCGAATCTTGGTACGAGACGACCAGCGTCACCTTTCGCCCTCTCCGCCAGCAGGAGATCCTGGCGTACGTCCAATCGGGCGGACCGCTCGACAAGGCGGGAGCCTACGGCATCCAGGAGGGAGCCGCCGCCTTCGTCTCGCGCATCGAAGGGTGCTACTTCAACGTCGTCGGACTGCCGCTCGCGAGCCTTGCGGAAAGGCTGCAGCTCGTGGACTGA
- a CDS encoding glycerate kinase, whose product MKIVIAPDSFKGSLSAQDAAEAIAQGFRRVFPDAHCETIPMADGGEGTAQSLVDATGGRRVHVEVRGPTGRRVVAHFGLLGDGETAAIEMAAASGLPLIPFGERNPLKATTYGTGELIRAALDEGARKLIIGIGGSATNDGGAGMAQALGAKLLDADGNELELGGGPLGALDRIDLSGMDARLSDVETVVACDVDNPLTGPRGASAIYGPQKGATPEMVQTLDASLVHYAKVLHRDLGKDVERIPGAGAAGGLGAGLMAFLNAQLRRGVEIVLDAVRFDERLDGAAFVVTGEGELNRQTAFGKTPMGVAQAAKRRGLPVFALAGTIAPDADVIYNVGIDAVIPIVPGPFTLESAIRDARSLLTNASERLARLIRAASGVRL is encoded by the coding sequence ATGAAGATCGTCATCGCGCCGGACTCGTTCAAGGGAAGCTTGAGCGCCCAGGACGCCGCCGAGGCTATCGCCCAGGGGTTCCGACGAGTCTTTCCCGACGCGCACTGCGAGACGATCCCCATGGCGGACGGCGGCGAAGGTACCGCCCAATCCCTGGTCGACGCGACCGGCGGGAGGCGCGTCCACGTCGAAGTGCGCGGACCGACCGGGCGTCGCGTGGTCGCACACTTCGGGCTCCTCGGCGACGGTGAGACGGCGGCTATCGAGATGGCGGCGGCGTCCGGGCTCCCGCTCATTCCATTCGGCGAGCGGAACCCCCTCAAGGCGACGACCTACGGCACCGGCGAGCTCATTCGCGCCGCGCTGGACGAGGGAGCGCGGAAGCTCATCATCGGCATCGGCGGCAGCGCCACCAACGACGGCGGGGCGGGCATGGCACAAGCCCTAGGCGCGAAGCTGCTCGACGCCGACGGAAACGAACTGGAACTCGGCGGCGGACCCCTCGGCGCGCTCGACCGAATCGATCTGTCCGGCATGGACGCGCGTTTGTCCGACGTCGAGACGGTCGTGGCGTGCGACGTGGACAATCCCTTGACGGGCCCTCGCGGAGCGTCCGCTATCTACGGACCCCAGAAGGGAGCCACGCCGGAGATGGTCCAGACGCTCGATGCGAGCCTGGTCCACTACGCGAAGGTTCTGCATCGGGACCTGGGCAAGGATGTCGAGCGCATACCGGGAGCCGGAGCCGCCGGAGGGCTCGGTGCGGGACTCATGGCGTTCCTGAACGCCCAGCTTCGCCGAGGCGTCGAGATCGTCCTCGACGCGGTGCGGTTCGACGAGCGGCTCGATGGCGCGGCGTTCGTCGTCACCGGCGAGGGCGAGCTGAACCGGCAGACGGCGTTCGGCAAGACGCCGATGGGCGTCGCCCAGGCGGCGAAGCGCCGAGGTCTGCCCGTGTTCGCGTTGGCGGGAACCATCGCGCCCGACGCCGATGTCATCTACAACGTCGGCATCGACGCCGTCATCCCCATCGTGCCGGGGCCCTTCACGCTCGAGTCGGCGATCCGGGACGCCCGCTCGCTCCTCACAAACGCCAGCGAGCGACTCGCGCGGCTCATCCGCGCCGCCTCCGGCGTCCGCCTCTGA
- a CDS encoding glycosyltransferase family 2 protein → MDLSIVVPIKDERENLPELHAQIRAALDALPYRSEIILIDDGSRDGSDEVLRDISAQDAAVRVIRFRRNFGQTAAMSAGFDHARGDVIVTLDADLQNDPADIGRLIDKLNEGYDVVSGWRKNRRDGFILRRIPSLLANRLIVRATGVDLHDFGCTLKAYRRDVVRNIRLYGEMHRFIPALAHWIGAEIVEMPVNHRARVWGRSKYGISRTLRVILDLITIRFLMGFSTRPIQVFGRIGIYSGALGFVICAVLTVGKFVSPERFSLRERMPMLLLGILLIFVGVQFVTMGLLGELMTRTYHESQGKPIYVVREIVAGGKRQES, encoded by the coding sequence ATCGACCTATCCATCGTCGTCCCCATCAAGGACGAGCGCGAGAATCTGCCCGAGCTCCACGCCCAGATCCGCGCAGCGCTCGACGCGCTGCCCTACCGCTCGGAGATCATCTTGATCGACGACGGCTCGCGCGACGGCTCCGACGAAGTCCTCCGCGACATCTCCGCCCAGGACGCCGCCGTGCGGGTCATCCGGTTCCGCCGGAACTTCGGGCAGACCGCCGCGATGAGCGCCGGGTTCGACCACGCGCGGGGCGACGTGATCGTGACGCTCGACGCCGACCTCCAGAACGATCCGGCGGATATCGGCAGGCTCATCGACAAGCTCAACGAGGGCTACGACGTCGTCAGCGGCTGGCGCAAGAACCGCCGAGACGGATTCATCCTGCGGCGCATCCCGTCGCTGCTGGCAAACCGGCTCATCGTCCGCGCGACGGGCGTCGATCTGCACGACTTCGGCTGCACGCTGAAGGCGTACCGCCGTGACGTGGTTCGGAACATTCGACTCTACGGCGAGATGCACCGGTTCATCCCCGCGCTGGCGCACTGGATCGGCGCGGAGATCGTCGAAATGCCGGTGAACCACCGGGCGCGCGTCTGGGGTCGGTCGAAGTACGGCATCTCGCGGACGCTGCGGGTCATCCTCGACCTCATCACGATCCGGTTCCTGATGGGTTTCTCGACGCGCCCGATCCAGGTCTTCGGACGGATCGGCATCTACTCGGGCGCGTTGGGGTTCGTCATCTGCGCCGTGCTCACCGTGGGGAAGTTCGTGAGCCCGGAGCGGTTCTCGCTGCGGGAACGCATGCCGATGCTCCTGCTGGGGATTCTACTCATCTTCGTCGGCGTCCAGTTCGTCACGATGGGTCTGCTGGGGGAGCTCATGACGCGGACCTATCACGAGTCGCAGGGGAAGCCCATCTACGTCGTGCGCGAGATCGTCGCGGGCGGCAAGCGCCAGGAGTCGTAG
- a CDS encoding ABC-F family ATP-binding cassette domain-containing protein yields the protein MSLLNVSGLSFRYLSQPAPLFSNVTFEVSPGDRIGLVGPNGAGKTTLLRLLIGELGPTSGETIRTTGLRLGYVPQETPAAVPGTIEQYAGAARPELAELRAEMDALETDLASPARAAQYADALARYEDLGGYAFEAVTARVLEGLGFDDRERALEMSQLSSGQRARSELAKLLLAPGDLLFIDEPTNHLDIAACEWLEGYLDGLTAAYIMVSHDRVFLSRTTNRIIEIVRGAATVYEGGYDFFVEQRALSEREAWERYEGQQRRAAAARQASERRMRLADRVATAPGGIRPNKDFYGRKAKKVARTARLLRERVEREPEAEKPWEEQPIRTLDFPNVARTGDIALRVEGLSKSYGEKRLFSGLSFAIGRGERWALLGPNGTGKTTLLRILLGLESADEGTFAFGARVKVGYFAQEGENMDLAKSAVEVCLGVYNDDTWVRTILGCLRLRGEETTRSVGSMSVGERSKVAMARLLLSGANVLLLDEPTNHLDIEARQAVEATLMQFPGTILFVSHDRYFIEMLANNEIDLGSRREPGSEGPHGV from the coding sequence ATGTCCCTGCTCAACGTCTCCGGACTCTCGTTCCGCTACCTTTCTCAGCCGGCTCCGCTCTTCTCGAACGTCACCTTCGAGGTGAGCCCGGGCGACCGCATCGGGCTCGTGGGGCCCAACGGTGCGGGCAAGACGACGCTTCTGCGCCTGCTCATCGGCGAGCTGGGCCCGACATCCGGCGAGACCATCCGCACGACGGGCCTGCGCCTGGGGTACGTGCCCCAGGAGACGCCCGCCGCTGTTCCCGGCACCATCGAGCAGTACGCCGGAGCCGCGCGGCCCGAGCTCGCCGAGCTCCGCGCCGAGATGGACGCGCTGGAGACCGACCTCGCGTCGCCAGCCAGGGCGGCTCAGTATGCCGACGCTCTCGCTCGCTACGAGGATTTGGGCGGATACGCGTTCGAGGCGGTGACGGCGCGCGTTCTGGAGGGCCTTGGCTTCGACGACCGGGAGCGCGCGCTCGAGATGTCGCAGTTGTCGAGCGGACAACGGGCGCGGTCGGAACTCGCCAAGCTCCTGCTGGCTCCCGGCGATCTGCTCTTCATCGACGAGCCGACGAACCACCTCGACATCGCCGCGTGCGAGTGGCTCGAAGGCTACCTCGACGGGCTGACTGCCGCCTACATCATGGTGTCGCACGACCGCGTCTTCCTCAGCCGGACGACGAACCGGATCATCGAGATCGTGCGTGGCGCGGCGACCGTTTACGAAGGGGGCTACGACTTCTTCGTCGAACAGCGGGCGCTCAGCGAGCGCGAGGCGTGGGAGCGCTACGAAGGGCAGCAGCGGCGGGCAGCAGCCGCCCGGCAAGCCTCCGAGCGCCGGATGCGCCTGGCGGACCGCGTGGCGACGGCTCCGGGAGGCATCCGCCCCAACAAGGACTTCTACGGCAGGAAGGCGAAGAAGGTCGCACGGACGGCGCGCCTCCTGCGCGAGCGAGTGGAACGGGAGCCGGAAGCCGAGAAGCCGTGGGAGGAACAGCCGATCCGGACGCTGGACTTCCCGAACGTCGCCCGCACCGGCGACATCGCTCTCCGGGTCGAGGGGCTGTCCAAGTCGTACGGCGAGAAGCGGCTGTTCAGCGGGCTGTCTTTCGCCATCGGTCGCGGCGAGCGCTGGGCGCTTCTGGGCCCCAACGGAACCGGCAAGACGACCCTCCTGCGCATCTTGCTGGGCTTGGAGTCGGCGGACGAGGGGACGTTCGCCTTCGGCGCGCGGGTGAAGGTCGGGTACTTCGCCCAGGAGGGCGAGAACATGGACCTCGCCAAGTCCGCCGTCGAGGTCTGCCTGGGCGTCTACAACGACGATACGTGGGTGCGGACGATCCTGGGATGCCTGCGTCTACGCGGGGAGGAGACGACGCGATCTGTCGGTTCGATGAGCGTTGGCGAGAGAAGCAAGGTCGCCATGGCGCGGCTCCTGCTCAGCGGCGCGAACGTCCTCCTGCTCGACGAGCCGACGAACCACCTCGATATCGAAGCGCGACAGGCTGTCGAAGCGACGCTCATGCAGTTTCCGGGAACCATCCTGTTCGTGTCGCACGACCGGTACTTCATCGAGATGCTGGCGAACAACGAGATCGACCTCGGTTCCCGCCGAGAGCCGGGCTCAGAGGGCCCGCACGGTGTATAG
- a CDS encoding spermidine/putrescine ABC transporter substrate-binding protein — protein sequence MRCRLGRDELCRKIPRPGARDVPRDLRSLGSGGGSIPNERLRLLEQSLQGRSAVVRRLATIWGLTLALGGILFAGQHARAQEADQPKTLRVYAWANYIDEVLLRKFETEYKVRAELATYTSNEELTATLLKLREAGEPTYDIVIPSDYAIADLRARGLLARLGKARLPNLKRVDDFFMEKYFDPANEFSVPFLWGTAGIGYQSKQVTPEPTSWEDLWRVEHRGKVTMLDDPREALAVALIRLGFNVNTSSPEEIEAAKNLLIEQGPIVAGYESDTTKVIGAGEVTLTHSWSGAVVRSQRDYPEWKYMVPREGATFFIDNLAIPADAPNKALAEDFINWVIEAKTIATVTEFTRYANCVTQSRRYIQSGLAQDPYIYPSKLLLSKLQMLRLVPEANLPAPEMVGGMEVRTLFEKAWAEVKARKR from the coding sequence ATACGGTGTAGACTCGGTCGCGACGAACTTTGCCGCAAGATACCGCGACCAGGGGCGCGAGATGTACCGCGGGACCTTCGTTCGCTCGGATCGGGAGGCGGCTCGATCCCAAACGAGCGGCTTCGGCTCCTAGAACAGTCACTGCAAGGGAGATCAGCGGTGGTCAGAAGACTGGCGACGATCTGGGGGCTCACGCTGGCGCTGGGCGGCATCCTGTTCGCCGGGCAACATGCGCGCGCGCAGGAGGCAGATCAGCCGAAGACGCTCCGTGTCTACGCCTGGGCGAACTACATCGACGAGGTGCTGCTGCGGAAGTTCGAGACGGAGTACAAGGTTCGGGCAGAACTGGCGACCTACACGAGCAACGAAGAGCTCACCGCGACGCTCCTCAAGCTGCGCGAGGCGGGGGAACCGACGTACGACATCGTGATTCCCTCCGACTATGCCATTGCAGACCTTCGAGCTCGCGGTCTGCTGGCGCGGTTGGGCAAGGCGCGGCTGCCGAACCTCAAGCGCGTCGACGACTTCTTCATGGAGAAGTACTTCGATCCGGCGAACGAGTTCTCGGTTCCGTTCCTGTGGGGAACCGCCGGGATCGGGTACCAGTCGAAGCAGGTCACGCCGGAACCGACGTCCTGGGAGGACTTGTGGCGCGTCGAGCATCGCGGCAAGGTGACGATGCTCGACGACCCGCGCGAGGCTCTCGCGGTCGCGTTGATCCGGCTCGGGTTCAACGTGAACACCTCGAGCCCTGAGGAGATCGAGGCGGCGAAGAACCTGCTGATCGAGCAGGGCCCCATCGTCGCGGGCTACGAGTCGGACACGACGAAAGTCATCGGAGCCGGGGAGGTGACGCTGACCCACTCGTGGAGCGGAGCCGTCGTGCGGTCGCAGCGGGACTATCCCGAATGGAAGTACATGGTGCCCCGTGAGGGGGCGACGTTCTTCATCGACAACCTCGCCATTCCTGCCGACGCGCCGAACAAGGCGCTGGCGGAAGACTTCATCAACTGGGTTATCGAGGCAAAGACCATAGCGACGGTGACCGAGTTCACGCGCTACGCCAACTGCGTCACGCAGTCGCGTCGGTACATCCAGTCCGGTCTGGCTCAGGACCCGTACATCTACCCCTCGAAGCTGCTGTTGAGCAAGCTGCAGATGCTCCGTCTGGTTCCCGAGGCGAATCTCCCGGCTCCGGAGATGGTGGGCGGCATGGAAGTGAGAACGCTGTTCGAGAAGGCGTGGGCGGAAGTGAAGGCGCGGAAGCGTTAG
- the trmB gene encoding tRNA (guanosine(46)-N7)-methyltransferase TrmB, translating into MEPSQVAGRSPINSVVSQDDIASGIDWERLFGRSAPVEVDIGSGKARFLIESAQANPETNYFGIEKSGKPFHIGVERIAKSGVPNVRVIRDDAHRVIGEKVPAESVSAYHILFPDPWPKKRHHKRRIITPAFVAQLARTLRVGGSLHIATDIADYYDELALIVESNSAFRLASEGEYGVDSVATNFAARYRDQGREMYRGTFVRSDREAARSQTSGFGS; encoded by the coding sequence ATGGAACCATCGCAGGTGGCGGGCAGGAGCCCGATCAACAGCGTCGTGTCGCAGGATGACATCGCCTCTGGTATCGACTGGGAGCGCCTCTTCGGCAGGTCGGCTCCGGTCGAGGTGGACATCGGAAGCGGCAAGGCTCGCTTCCTGATCGAGTCGGCGCAGGCGAACCCAGAGACGAACTACTTCGGCATCGAGAAGTCGGGGAAGCCGTTCCACATCGGCGTCGAGCGCATCGCCAAATCGGGCGTCCCCAACGTACGGGTCATCCGCGATGACGCGCATCGGGTCATCGGCGAGAAGGTTCCTGCCGAATCGGTCTCCGCGTACCACATCCTGTTTCCCGACCCCTGGCCCAAGAAACGCCATCACAAGCGGCGAATCATCACGCCCGCATTCGTCGCCCAACTCGCCAGGACGCTCCGCGTGGGCGGATCGCTTCACATCGCGACGGACATCGCCGATTACTATGATGAACTGGCTCTGATCGTCGAGTCGAACTCCGCGTTCCGGTTGGCGTCGGAAGGCGAATACGGTGTAGACTCGGTCGCGACGAACTTTGCCGCAAGATACCGCGACCAGGGGCGCGAGATGTACCGCGGGACCTTCGTTCGCTCGGATCGGGAGGCGGCTCGATCCCAAACGAGCGGCTTCGGCTCCTAG